A DNA window from Malus domestica chromosome 12, GDT2T_hap1 contains the following coding sequences:
- the LOC139190120 gene encoding F-box/FBD/LRR-repeat protein At5g53840-like, producing METCRASKSSEKVPRVSLEFRVDRLSSLPDDITHRILSLLQFGDLSRFGSLSKRCRELHLSTPSFRLDLSKVDISTCDKWSNSVDRFLDHRGKSRILHFGIRFDVREHIFGNETPCICEGVGRRFISWIENALRCKVEILDLDISRIHLANGVGDITIESSSLKSFSISSNSWTVRRLKIIGHKLKDVRIDWRSEWCTTVSIFASDIKNLEWDGITVNHQFGTLERAELSLADVIRRDLSPDVKAVDFLTSVHRVKALTLNHNTIKALFKKGIPPLENVFDFSMKIGNFSIELVLALVPILRAMPNLTILDVKSSTPPRCLLNECSGLTMEYWRSSKLPFLSQLKDVTVDLNRHFYGSNQIEFIRFILEDAQSLRKMVIIYPLRLGKGHLKKLTESEKISNAHVVYCRFK from the exons ATGGAGACTTGTAGGGCAAGTAAGAGTAGTGAAAAAGTTCCGAGAGTTAGTCTAGAGTTTAGGGTGGATAGGCTGAGTAGTCTTCCAGACGACATTACTCATAGAATCCTTTCGTTGCTTCAATTTGGAGACCTCTCTCGCTTTGGGAGTTTATCCAAACGCTGCAGGGAGCTCCATTTGTCAACTCCCAGTTTCAGATTGGATTTGTCCAAAGTTGATATATCAACTTGTGATAAGTGGTCAAATTCTGTGGATAGGTTCTTAGACCATCGTGGGAAGAGCAGAATCCTTCACTTTGGTATTAGATTCGACGTCCGTGAACATATTTTTGGAAATGAAACCCCATGCATTTGTGAGGGGGTAGGACGTCGGTTTATTTCGTGGATCGAAAATGCTTTAAGGTGCAAGGTTGAAATACTTGACCTTGATATCAGTAGGATCCATCTAGCGAATGGGGTAGGTGATATCACCATTGAGAGCTCATCACTAAAATCATTTAGTATTTCGAGCAACAGTTGGACAGTTCGTCGACTGAAAATCATCGGTCATAAGCTTAAAGATGTACGCATAGATTGGCGTTCGGAGTGGTGTACAACAGTAAGCATATTTGCTTCAGATATTAAGAATTTGGAGTGGGATGGGATTACTGTCAACCACCAGTTCGGGACCTTAGAAAGGGCCGAGCTTTCTTTGGCCGATGTCATACGTAGAGATCTGTCACCTGATGTGAAGGCAGTTGACTTCCTTACCAGCGTGCACCGGGTTAAAGCTTTAACTCTAAATCACAATACCATCAAG GCTTTGTTTAAGAAAGGAATACCACCTTTAGAGAACGTTTTTGATTTCTCTATGAAAATTGGAAACTTTAGTATTGAATTGGTGTTGGCATTGGTCCCTATTCTTAGGGCAATGCCTAATTTAACTATCTTGGACGTGAAGTCTTCGACGCCGCCCCGTTGCCTTCTAAATGAA TGTTCAGGTCTTACTATGGAATACTGGAGGTCAAGCAAGCTTCCTTTCCTGTCTCAGCTTAAGGACGTAACCGTAGACCTTAATCGACACTTCTACGGGTCCAACCAAATCGAGTTCATAAGGTTTATCCTTGAGGATGCTCAAAGCCTGAGGAAAATGGTGATTATTTATCCATTACGCCTTGGAAAGGGGCATCTCAAGAAGTTGACTGAAAGCGAGAAGATTTCCAATGCTCATGTAGTCTATTGCAGGTTCAAGTAA
- the LOC103450934 gene encoding F-box/FBD/LRR-repeat protein At5g53840-like codes for METCRASKSSEKVPRVSLEFRVDRLSSLPDEITHRILSLLPFGDLSRFGSLSKRCRELHLSTPSFRLDLSKVDISTCDKWSRFANSVDRFLDHRGESRILHFGIRFDVREHIFGNETPCICEGVGRRFISWIENALRCKVEILDLDISRIHLANGVGDITIESSSLKSFSISSNSWTVRRLKIIGHKLEDVRIDWRSEWCTTVSIFASDVKNLEWDGITVNHQLGTLERAELSLADIIRRDLSPDVKAVDFLTSVHRVKALTLNHNTIKALFKKGIPPLENVFYFSMKIGNFSIELVLALVPILRAMPNLTILDVKSSPPRCILNECSGLTMEYWRSSNLPFLSQLKEVTVDLNRHFYGTNQIEFIRFILEDAQSLRKMVIIHPLGLGKGHLKRLNESEKTSNARIVYRRFK; via the exons ATGGAGACTTGTAGGGCAAGTAAGAGTAGTGAAAAAGTTCCGAGAGTTAGCTTAGAGTTTAGGGTGGATAGGCTGAGTAGTCTTCCAGACGAAATTACTCATAGAATCCTCTCGTTGCTTCCATTTGGAGACCTCTCTCGCTTTGGGAGTTTATCCAAACGCTGCAGGGAGCTCCATTTGTCAACTCCCAGTTTCAGATTAGATTTGTCTAAAGTTGATATATCAACTTGTGATAAGTGGTCTAGGTTCGCAAATTCTGTGGATAGGTTCTTAGACCATCGTGGGGAGAGCAGAATCCTTCACTTTGGTATTAGATTCGACGTCCGTGAACATATTTTTGGAAATGAAACCCCATGCATTTGTGAGGGGGTAGGACGTCGGTTTATTTCGTGGATCGAAAATGCTTTAAGGTGCAAGGTTGAAATACTTGACCTTGATATCAGTAGGATCCATCTAGCGAATGGGGTAGGTGATATCACCATTGAAAGCTCATCACTAAAATCATTTAGTATTTCGAGCAACAGTTGGACAGTTCGTCGACTTAAAATCATCGGTCATAAGCTTGAAGATGTACGCATAGATTGGCGTTCGGAGTGGTGTACAACAGTAAGCATATTTGCTTCAGATGTCAAGAATTTGGAGTGGGATGGGATTACTGTCAACCACCAGCTCGGGACCTTAGAAAGGGCTGAGCTTTCTTTGGCCGATATAATACGTAGAGATCTATCACCTGATGTGAAGGCAGTTGACTTCCTTACCAGCGTGCACCGGGTTAAAGCTTTAACTCTAAATCACAATACCATCAAG GCTTTGTTCAAGAAAGGAATACCGCCCTTAGAGAACGTTTTTTATTTCTCTATGAAAATTGGAAACTTTAGTATTGAATTGGTGTTGGCATTGGTCCCTATTCTTAGGGCAATGCCTAATTTAACTATCTTGGACGTGAAGTCTTCGCCGCCCCGTTGCATTCTAAATGAA TGTTCAGGTCTTACTATGGAATACTGGAGGTCAAGCAACCTTCCTTTCCTCTCTCAGCTTAAGGAGGTAACCGTAGACCTTAATCGACACTTCTACGGGACCAACCAAATCGAGTTCATAAGGTTTATCCTTGAGGATGCTCAAAGCCTGAGGAAAATGGTGATTATTCATCCATTAGGCCTTGGAAAGGGGCATCTGAAGAGGTTGAATGAAAGTGAGAAGACTTCCAATGCTCGCATAGTCTATCGCAGGTTCAAGTAA